From Pseudomonas fluorescens, one genomic window encodes:
- the nuoL gene encoding NADH-quinone oxidoreductase subunit L, with amino-acid sequence MNLLFLTFVFPLIGFLLLSFSRGRLSENLAALIGVGSIGLSAIVTAYVIWQFNVAPPEGGHYTQVLWQWMSVDGFAPNFALYLDGLSVTMLGVVVGVGFLIHLFASWYMRGEDGYSRFFAYTNLFIASMLFLVLGDNLLFLYFGWEGVGLCSYLLIGFYYSNRNNGNAALKAFIVTRIGDVFMAIGLFILFQQVGTLNIQELLVLAPQKFQAGDFWIVLATLMLLGGAVGKSAQLPLQTWLADAMAGPTPVSALIHAATMVTAGVYLIARTHGLFALAPDILQLVGLVGGVTLVLAGFAALVQTDIKRILAYSTMSQIGYMFLALGVGAWDGAIFHLMTHAFFKALLFLASGAVIVACHHEQNIFKMGGLWKKLPLAYASFIVGGAALAALPLVTAGFYSKDEILWEAFASGNHGLLYAGLVGAFMTSLYTFRLIFIAFHGEAKTEAHAGHGIAHWLPLSVLIVLSTAIGAMIVPPLHGVLPESVGHAGGEAKHSLEIASGAIALSGILLAALLFLGKRRFVTAIANSGIGRLLSAWWFAAWGFDWIYDKLFVKPYLAISHLLRKDPFDQTIGLIPRLAKGGHNSLSRTETGQLRWYAASMAAGAVLVIGAIVLVAV; translated from the coding sequence ATGAACCTACTCTTTCTGACTTTCGTATTCCCGCTGATCGGGTTCCTGCTGCTGTCGTTCTCCCGCGGCCGCCTCTCGGAAAACCTCGCGGCACTGATCGGCGTCGGCTCCATCGGCCTGTCGGCGATCGTGACCGCCTACGTGATCTGGCAATTCAACGTCGCACCGCCGGAAGGCGGCCACTACACCCAGGTGTTGTGGCAGTGGATGTCGGTTGACGGCTTCGCTCCGAACTTCGCCCTGTACCTGGATGGCCTGTCGGTCACCATGCTCGGCGTGGTGGTCGGCGTCGGCTTCCTGATCCACCTGTTCGCGTCCTGGTACATGCGCGGTGAAGACGGCTACTCGCGTTTCTTCGCCTACACCAACCTGTTTATCGCCAGCATGCTGTTCCTGGTGCTCGGCGATAACCTGTTGTTCCTGTACTTCGGCTGGGAAGGCGTGGGCCTGTGCTCCTACCTGTTGATCGGTTTCTACTACAGCAACCGCAACAACGGTAACGCAGCACTCAAAGCCTTCATCGTGACCCGCATAGGTGACGTGTTCATGGCCATCGGCCTGTTCATCCTGTTCCAACAGGTGGGCACGCTGAACATCCAGGAACTGCTGGTGCTGGCACCGCAGAAATTCCAGGCTGGCGACTTCTGGATCGTTCTGGCGACCCTGATGCTGCTGGGCGGCGCTGTTGGTAAATCGGCACAACTGCCGCTGCAAACCTGGCTGGCGGATGCGATGGCTGGTCCTACCCCGGTTTCGGCACTGATCCACGCCGCCACCATGGTGACCGCCGGTGTCTACCTGATTGCCCGTACCCACGGCTTGTTCGCCCTGGCGCCGGACATCCTGCAACTGGTTGGCCTGGTCGGCGGTGTGACCCTGGTGCTGGCGGGTTTCGCAGCCCTGGTCCAGACCGACATCAAGCGTATCCTCGCCTACTCGACCATGAGCCAGATCGGCTACATGTTCCTGGCCCTGGGCGTCGGTGCCTGGGACGGCGCGATCTTCCACCTGATGACCCACGCCTTCTTCAAGGCCCTGCTGTTCCTTGCTTCCGGTGCGGTGATCGTTGCCTGCCACCACGAGCAGAACATCTTCAAGATGGGTGGTCTGTGGAAAAAGCTGCCACTGGCCTACGCCAGCTTCATCGTCGGCGGCGCGGCCCTCGCGGCCCTGCCACTGGTGACCGCAGGTTTCTACTCGAAAGACGAAATCCTCTGGGAAGCCTTCGCCAGCGGCAACCACGGTCTGCTGTACGCCGGCCTGGTCGGTGCGTTCATGACTTCGCTGTACACCTTCCGCCTGATCTTCATCGCGTTCCACGGTGAAGCCAAGACCGAAGCCCACGCCGGCCACGGCATTGCCCACTGGTTGCCACTGTCGGTGCTGATCGTGTTGTCGACCGCCATTGGCGCGATGATCGTTCCACCGCTGCATGGCGTACTGCCAGAAAGCGTTGGTCACGCCGGCGGCGAAGCCAAGCACAGCCTGGAAATCGCCTCGGGCGCCATCGCCCTGTCCGGTATCCTGCTGGCCGCGCTGCTGTTCCTCGGCAAGCGTCGGTTCGTCACCGCGATCGCCAACAGCGGCATCGGCCGCCTGCTCTCGGCCTGGTGGTTCGCTGCCTGGGGCTTCGACTGGATCTACGACAAACTGTTCGTCAAGCCATACCTGGCGATCAGCCACCTGCTGCGCAAAGACCCGTTCGACCAAACCATCGGTTTGATCCCGCGTCTGGCCAAAGGGGGTCACAACTCCCTGAGCCGTACCGAGACCGGTCAACTGCGTTGGTACGCTGCCTCGATGGCTGCTGGTGCCGTGCTGGTTATCGGCGCCATCGTGCTGGTAGCGGTCTGA
- the nuoJ gene encoding NADH-quinone oxidoreductase subunit J, which translates to MEFAFYFASGIAVVSTLRVVTNTNPVHALLYLIISLIAVAMTFFSLGAPFAGVLEVIAYAGAIMVLFVFVVMMLNLGPAAVQQERVWLKPGIWLGPVVLAALLLAELLYVLFSHSSGAAIGQTTVDAKAVGISLFGPYLLVVELASMLLLAAAVTAFHLGRNEAKE; encoded by the coding sequence ATGGAATTCGCTTTCTATTTCGCATCGGGTATTGCGGTGGTGTCCACGCTTCGTGTGGTCACCAACACCAACCCTGTGCACGCCCTGCTCTACCTGATTATTTCGCTGATCGCCGTGGCGATGACTTTCTTCAGCCTCGGTGCACCATTTGCCGGGGTCCTGGAAGTGATCGCCTACGCCGGCGCCATCATGGTGCTGTTCGTGTTCGTGGTGATGATGCTCAACCTCGGCCCTGCCGCGGTTCAGCAAGAGCGCGTGTGGCTCAAGCCCGGCATCTGGCTGGGTCCGGTCGTACTCGCCGCTCTGCTGCTGGCTGAACTGCTGTATGTCCTGTTCAGCCACAGCAGCGGTGCGGCCATCGGTCAAACCACCGTAGACGCCAAGGCCGTGGGCATCAGCCTGTTCGGTCCTTACCTGCTGGTGGTCGAACTCGCCTCGATGCTGCTGCTCGCTGCAGCCGTCACGGCATTCCACTTGGGCCGCAACGAGGCGAAGGAGTAA
- the nuoF gene encoding NADH-quinone oxidoreductase subunit NuoF: protein MTLTSFGPANLIKRSPETHPLTWRLRDDGQAVWLDEYQAKNGYAAARKAFAEMDQDGIVQTVKDAGLKGRGGAGFPTGVKWGLMPKDESMNIRYLLCNADEMEPNTWKDRMLMEQLPHLLIEGMLISARALKTYRGYIFLRGEYTTAAKHLNRAVEEAKAAGLLGKNILGSGFDFELFVHTGAGRYICGEETALINSLEGRRANPRSKPPFPAAVGVWGKPTCVNNVETLCNVPAIIGDGVEWYKSLAREGSEDHGTKLMGFSGKVKNPGLWELPFGVPARELFEDYAGGMRDGYTLKCWQPGGAGTGFLLPEHLDAQMYAGGIAKVGTRMGTGLAMAVDDSVNMVSLLRNMEQFFARESCGFCTPCRDGLPWSVKLLMAIENGQGQPGDIETLLGLVGFLGPGKTFCAHAPGAVEPLGSAIKYFRPEFEAGIAPLSAAVPPLAKPIVVGA, encoded by the coding sequence ATGACCCTGACTTCCTTTGGCCCAGCGAACCTGATCAAGCGCTCGCCCGAGACCCACCCGCTGACCTGGCGCCTGCGCGACGACGGTCAAGCCGTGTGGCTCGACGAGTACCAGGCCAAAAACGGTTACGCCGCGGCACGCAAGGCGTTTGCCGAGATGGACCAGGACGGCATCGTCCAGACCGTCAAGGACGCCGGCCTCAAGGGCCGTGGCGGTGCGGGCTTCCCGACCGGCGTCAAATGGGGCCTGATGCCCAAAGACGAATCCATGAACATCCGCTACCTGCTGTGCAACGCGGATGAAATGGAGCCGAACACCTGGAAAGACCGCATGCTGATGGAGCAACTGCCCCATCTGCTGATCGAAGGCATGCTGATCAGCGCCCGCGCGCTGAAAACCTACCGTGGCTACATCTTCCTGCGTGGCGAGTACACCACCGCCGCCAAGCACCTCAACCGTGCCGTGGAAGAAGCCAAGGCGGCTGGCCTTTTGGGCAAGAACATCCTCGGTTCGGGTTTCGACTTCGAACTGTTCGTGCACACCGGCGCCGGGCGTTACATCTGCGGCGAAGAAACCGCACTGATCAACTCCCTCGAAGGTCGCCGCGCCAACCCACGCTCCAAGCCGCCCTTCCCGGCCGCCGTTGGCGTGTGGGGCAAGCCGACTTGCGTGAACAACGTCGAGACCCTGTGCAACGTGCCTGCGATCATCGGCGACGGCGTCGAGTGGTACAAATCCCTCGCCCGCGAAGGCAGTGAAGACCACGGCACCAAGCTGATGGGCTTCTCCGGCAAAGTGAAGAACCCTGGCCTGTGGGAGCTGCCATTCGGCGTGCCTGCGCGCGAGCTGTTCGAAGACTACGCCGGCGGCATGCGCGACGGCTACACGCTCAAGTGCTGGCAGCCAGGCGGCGCCGGTACGGGCTTCCTGTTGCCAGAACACCTGGACGCACAGATGTACGCCGGCGGCATCGCCAAGGTCGGCACCCGTATGGGCACCGGCCTGGCCATGGCGGTGGATGACAGCGTCAACATGGTATCCCTGCTGCGCAACATGGAGCAGTTCTTCGCCCGCGAATCCTGCGGCTTCTGCACCCCGTGCCGTGATGGCCTGCCATGGAGCGTCAAGCTGCTGATGGCCATCGAGAACGGCCAGGGCCAGCCCGGCGATATCGAGACCCTGCTGGGTCTGGTCGGCTTCCTCGGCCCAGGCAAGACGTTCTGTGCTCACGCACCGGGCGCCGTGGAGCCGTTGGGCAGCGCAATCAAATACTTCCGTCCAGAGTTCGAAGCCGGTATTGCGCCTCTCAGCGCCGCCGTCCCGCCCCTGGCAAAGCCGATCGTAGTCGGCGCGTAA
- the nuoE gene encoding NADH-quinone oxidoreductase subunit NuoE produces MNSTLIQTDRFALSETERSAIEHELHHYEDPRAASIEALKIVQKERGWVPDGALYAIGEILGIPASDVEGVATFYSQIFRQPVGRHIIRVCDSMVCYIGGHESVVSEIQNKLGIGLGQTTADGRFTLLPVCCLGNCDKAPALMIDDDTFGDVQPAGVAKLLEGYV; encoded by the coding sequence ATGAACAGCACGCTTATCCAGACAGACCGTTTCGCCCTGAGCGAAACCGAGCGCTCGGCCATCGAGCACGAGCTGCATCACTATGAAGATCCGCGCGCGGCGTCGATCGAAGCGCTGAAGATCGTCCAGAAGGAACGTGGCTGGGTGCCGGACGGCGCCCTGTACGCCATCGGCGAAATCCTCGGCATCCCGGCCAGCGACGTTGAAGGCGTGGCGACGTTCTACAGCCAGATCTTCCGCCAGCCAGTCGGCCGCCACATCATTCGCGTCTGCGACAGCATGGTCTGCTACATCGGCGGCCACGAATCCGTGGTCAGCGAAATCCAGAACAAGCTGGGCATCGGCCTCGGCCAGACCACGGCGGACGGGCGTTTCACCCTGCTGCCGGTGTGCTGCCTGGGCAACTGCGACAAGGCCCCGGCGCTGATGATCGACGACGACACGTTCGGCGACGTGCAGCCTGCCGGCGTTGCCAAACTGTTGGAGGGCTACGTATGA
- the nuoH gene encoding NADH-quinone oxidoreductase subunit NuoH → MTWFTPEVIDTIIAVVKAIVVLLAVVVAGALLSFVERRLLGWWQDRYGPNRVGPFGMFQIAADMLKMFFKEDWTPPFADKVIFTLAPVVAMSALLIAFAIIPITPTWGVADLNIGLLFFFAMAGLSVYAVLFAGWSSNNKFALLGSLRASAQTVSYEVFMGLALMGIVVQVGSFNMRDIVEYQAQNLWFIIPQFFGFCTFFIAGVAVTHRHPFDQPEAEQELADGYHIEYAGMKWGMFFVGEYIGIILISALLVTLFFGGWHGPFGILPQLAFFWFAVKTAFFIMLFILLRASIPRPRYDQVMDFSWRFCLPLTLINLLVTAAVVLWNTPAGAVQ, encoded by the coding sequence ATGACCTGGTTCACCCCTGAAGTGATCGACACGATCATCGCGGTCGTCAAGGCGATCGTGGTGCTGCTGGCCGTGGTGGTCGCCGGCGCCCTGCTCAGCTTCGTCGAGCGGCGCCTGCTGGGCTGGTGGCAGGACCGTTACGGTCCGAACCGCGTTGGGCCATTCGGCATGTTCCAGATCGCGGCCGACATGTTGAAGATGTTCTTCAAGGAAGACTGGACCCCGCCGTTTGCCGACAAGGTGATCTTCACCCTGGCACCGGTCGTGGCCATGAGCGCCTTGCTGATCGCCTTCGCGATCATCCCGATCACCCCGACCTGGGGTGTCGCGGACCTGAACATCGGCCTGCTGTTCTTCTTCGCCATGGCCGGCCTGTCGGTCTACGCGGTGCTGTTCGCCGGCTGGTCGAGTAACAACAAGTTTGCCCTCTTGGGCAGCTTGCGGGCTTCGGCGCAGACCGTGTCCTACGAAGTGTTCATGGGCCTGGCTCTGATGGGCATCGTGGTCCAGGTCGGCTCGTTCAACATGCGCGACATCGTCGAATACCAGGCGCAGAACCTGTGGTTCATCATTCCGCAGTTCTTCGGCTTCTGTACCTTCTTCATCGCTGGCGTCGCCGTGACTCACCGTCACCCGTTCGACCAGCCGGAAGCGGAACAGGAACTGGCCGACGGTTACCACATTGAATATGCCGGCATGAAATGGGGCATGTTCTTTGTCGGCGAGTACATCGGCATCATCCTGATCTCGGCGCTGCTGGTCACCCTGTTCTTCGGCGGCTGGCACGGTCCGTTCGGCATCCTGCCGCAACTGGCGTTCTTCTGGTTCGCAGTCAAGACCGCGTTCTTCATCATGCTGTTCATCCTGTTGCGCGCATCGATCCCGCGCCCGCGTTATGACCAGGTGATGGATTTCAGCTGGAGATTCTGCCTGCCACTGACCCTGATCAATTTGCTGGTGACCGCTGCGGTGGTGTTGTGGAACACGCCTGCGGGCGCGGTTCAGTGA
- the nuoK gene encoding NADH-quinone oxidoreductase subunit NuoK has protein sequence MPAIPLEHGLAVAGILFCLGLVGLMVRRNILFVLMSLEVMMNASALAFIVAGARWGQPDGQIMFILVISLAAAEASIGLAILLQLYRRFHTLDIDAASEMRG, from the coding sequence ATGCCTGCTATCCCTCTTGAGCATGGACTGGCGGTCGCCGGCATCCTGTTCTGCCTCGGCCTGGTTGGCCTGATGGTCCGCCGCAACATTCTTTTCGTGTTGATGAGTCTGGAAGTGATGATGAACGCCTCTGCCCTGGCGTTCATCGTGGCTGGCGCCCGTTGGGGCCAGCCGGATGGACAAATCATGTTCATCCTGGTGATCAGCCTGGCAGCCGCCGAAGCCAGTATTGGCCTGGCGATCCTGCTGCAACTGTATCGCCGCTTCCACACGCTCGATATCGACGCTGCCAGTGAGATGCGCGGATGA
- the nuoM gene encoding NADH-quinone oxidoreductase subunit M: protein MILPWLILIPFIGGLLCWMAERFGATLPRWIALLTMTLELALGLWLWAHGDYSFAPAPGADPTWALEFKHVWIERFGINVHLALDGLSLLMILLTGLLGILSVLCSWKEIQRHVGFFHLNLMWILGGVVGVFLALDLFMFFFFWEMMLVPMYFLIALWGHSSSDGKKTRIYAATKFFIFTQASGLIMLVAILALVLVNFNNTGVITFNYADLLKTKMSMTTEYILMLGFFIAFAVKLPVVPFHSWLPDAHAQAPTAGSVDLAGILLKTAAYGLLRFALPLFPNASAEFAPIAMALGLVGIFYGAFLAFAQTDIKRLIAFSSVSHMGFVLIGIYSGSAQALQGAVIQMLAHGLSAAALFILSGQLYERTHTRDMREMGGLWSKIAYLPAISLFFAAASLGLPGTGNFVGEFLILIGTFASAPWITAIATSGLVFGSVYSLIMIHRAYFGPSKSDAVLHGMDARELIMVLGLAVLLIYLGVFPQPFLDTSAATMHGVQQWLGTAFTQLASAR from the coding sequence ATGATTCTGCCTTGGCTAATCCTGATTCCCTTCATCGGCGGCCTGCTGTGCTGGATGGCTGAGCGCTTCGGCGCCACCCTCCCGCGCTGGATTGCGCTGTTGACCATGACCCTGGAACTCGCTCTCGGCCTCTGGCTGTGGGCCCACGGTGACTATTCATTTGCGCCGGCGCCTGGCGCCGACCCGACCTGGGCGCTTGAATTCAAGCACGTCTGGATCGAGCGCTTCGGCATCAACGTGCACCTGGCCCTCGACGGCCTGTCGCTGTTGATGATCCTGCTGACCGGCCTGCTGGGTATCCTCTCGGTACTCTGCTCCTGGAAAGAAATTCAGCGTCACGTGGGCTTCTTCCACCTGAACCTGATGTGGATCCTGGGCGGCGTTGTCGGCGTGTTCCTCGCCCTCGACCTGTTCATGTTCTTCTTCTTCTGGGAAATGATGCTGGTGCCGATGTACTTCCTCATCGCGCTCTGGGGTCACAGCTCTTCGGACGGCAAGAAAACCCGGATCTACGCGGCGACCAAGTTCTTCATCTTCACCCAGGCTTCCGGCCTGATCATGTTGGTGGCGATCCTGGCCCTGGTACTGGTCAACTTCAACAACACCGGTGTGATCACCTTCAACTACGCCGACCTGTTGAAGACCAAGATGTCGATGACCACCGAGTACATCCTGATGCTCGGCTTCTTCATCGCCTTCGCGGTCAAGCTGCCGGTTGTACCGTTTCACTCCTGGCTGCCTGACGCTCACGCCCAGGCACCGACCGCCGGTTCCGTCGACCTCGCCGGTATCCTGCTGAAAACCGCTGCCTACGGCCTGCTGCGCTTCGCCCTGCCGCTGTTCCCGAATGCTTCGGCCGAGTTCGCGCCGATTGCCATGGCTCTGGGCCTGGTCGGGATCTTCTACGGTGCGTTCCTGGCGTTTGCGCAGACCGACATCAAGCGTCTGATCGCCTTCTCCAGCGTGTCCCATATGGGCTTCGTGCTGATTGGCATCTACTCCGGCAGCGCGCAAGCCCTGCAAGGTGCCGTGATCCAGATGCTGGCCCACGGCCTGTCGGCTGCTGCACTGTTTATCCTCAGTGGTCAACTGTACGAGCGCACTCACACCCGCGACATGCGTGAAATGGGCGGCCTGTGGTCGAAGATCGCTTACCTGCCGGCCATCAGCCTGTTCTTTGCAGCCGCCTCCCTGGGTCTGCCGGGTACCGGTAACTTCGTCGGTGAGTTCCTGATCCTGATCGGCACCTTCGCCAGTGCGCCATGGATCACCGCGATTGCTACCTCCGGCCTGGTGTTCGGTTCGGTCTACTCGCTGATCATGATTCACCGCGCCTACTTCGGCCCGTCGAAGTCCGACGCGGTGTTGCATGGCATGGATGCTCGCGAACTGATCATGGTGCTCGGCCTTGCGGTGCTGCTGATTTACCTCGGCGTCTTCCCGCAACCGTTCCTCGATACCTCTGCTGCGACCATGCATGGCGTGCAGCAATGGCTCGGTACCGCCTTCACTCAACTCGCTTCGGCCCGGTAA
- the nuoI gene encoding NADH-quinone oxidoreductase subunit NuoI → MFKYIGDIVKGTGTQLRSLIMVFGHGFRKRDTLQYPEEAVYLPPRYRGRIVLTRDPDGEERCVACNLCAVACPVGCISLQKAETEDGRWYPEFFRINFSRCIFCGLCEEACPTTAIQLTPDFEMAEFKRQDLVYEKEDLLISGPGKNPDYNFYRVAGMAVAGKPKGAAQNEAEPINVKSLLP, encoded by the coding sequence ATGTTCAAATATATTGGCGACATCGTTAAGGGTACCGGTACCCAGTTGCGCAGCCTGATCATGGTTTTCGGCCATGGCTTCCGCAAGCGCGACACCCTGCAATACCCGGAAGAAGCGGTCTACCTGCCGCCACGCTACCGTGGCCGTATTGTCCTGACCCGCGACCCGGATGGCGAAGAACGTTGCGTAGCCTGCAACCTGTGCGCCGTGGCGTGCCCGGTGGGTTGCATCTCGCTGCAGAAAGCTGAAACCGAAGACGGTCGCTGGTACCCGGAATTCTTCCGTATCAACTTCTCGCGTTGCATCTTCTGCGGCCTCTGCGAGGAAGCTTGCCCGACCACCGCAATCCAGCTGACACCGGATTTCGAAATGGCCGAGTTCAAACGTCAGGACCTGGTGTACGAGAAAGAAGACCTTCTGATCTCTGGTCCCGGTAAAAACCCTGATTACAACTTCTATCGTGTTGCAGGTATGGCCGTTGCCGGTAAGCCGAAAGGCGCCGCACAAAACGAAGCCGAGCCGATCAACGTGAAGAGCTTGCTGCCTTAA
- the nuoG gene encoding NADH-quinone oxidoreductase subunit NuoG: MATIHVDGKALEVDGADNLLQACLSLGLDIPYFCWHPALGSVGACRQCAVKQYTDENDTRGRIVMSCMTPATDNTWISIDDDESKAFRASVVEWLMTNHPHDCPVCEEGGHCHLQDMTVMTGHNERRYRFTKRTHQNQQLGPFISHEMNRCIACYRCVRFYKDYAGGTDLGVYGAHDNVYFGRVEDGVLESEFSGNLTEVCPTGVFTDKTHSERYNRKWDMQFSPSICHGCSSGCNISPGERYGELRRIENRYNGSVNQYFLCDRGRFGYGYVNREDRPRQPLLANGAKLSLDEALDKAADLLRGRNIVGIGSPRASLESNYALRELVGAEHFYSGIEAGELARIRLVMQVLKDSPLPIPTMRDIEDHDAVFVLGEDLTQTAARMALALRQSVKGKAEDMADAMRVQPWLDAAVKNIGQHALNPLFIASLAETKLDDVAEECVHAAPDDLARIGFAVAHALDASAPAVEGLDAEALELAKRIADALLAAKRPLIIAGTSLGSNALIEAAANIAKALKLREKNGSISLIVPEANSLGLAMLGGESVDAALQAVIDGKADAIVVLENDLYTRTAKAKVDAALNAAKVLIVADHQKTATSDRAHLVLPAASFAEGDGTLVSQEGRAQRFFQVFDPQYMDASILVHEGWRWLHALRATLLNQPVDWTQLDHVTAACAASSSQLAGIVNAAPSASFRIKGMKLAREPLRYSGRTAMRADISVHEPRTPQDKDTAFAFSMEGYSGSAEPRQQVPFAWSPGWNSPQAWNKFQDEVGGHLRAGDPGTRLIESQGDALNWFATVPRAFNPAQGTWQVVPFFHLFGSEENSSKAAPVQERIPTAYVALAKSEADRLGVNEGALLSLNVAGQTLRLPLRINEELSAGLVALPAGLAGIPPAIFGASVDGLQEAAQ; this comes from the coding sequence ATGGCCACTATCCACGTAGACGGCAAAGCGCTCGAAGTCGACGGGGCAGACAACCTGTTACAGGCATGTCTGTCGCTAGGCCTCGATATCCCGTATTTCTGCTGGCACCCTGCCCTGGGCAGCGTTGGCGCTTGCCGCCAGTGCGCGGTCAAGCAGTACACCGACGAGAACGACACCCGTGGTCGTATCGTCATGTCCTGCATGACCCCTGCCACCGACAACACCTGGATCTCCATCGACGATGACGAATCCAAGGCGTTCCGCGCCAGTGTTGTCGAATGGCTGATGACCAACCACCCGCACGACTGCCCTGTGTGCGAAGAAGGCGGTCACTGCCACCTGCAAGACATGACGGTAATGACCGGCCACAACGAGCGCCGTTACCGCTTCACCAAGCGTACCCACCAGAACCAGCAACTGGGCCCGTTCATTTCCCATGAAATGAACCGCTGCATCGCCTGCTACCGTTGCGTGCGTTTCTATAAGGACTACGCCGGCGGCACCGACCTGGGCGTGTACGGCGCGCACGACAACGTGTACTTCGGTCGCGTTGAAGACGGCGTGCTCGAAAGCGAGTTCTCCGGCAACCTCACCGAGGTCTGCCCGACCGGTGTGTTTACCGACAAGACTCACTCCGAGCGTTACAACCGTAAATGGGACATGCAGTTCTCGCCGAGCATCTGCCATGGCTGCTCCAGCGGTTGCAACATTTCCCCGGGTGAGCGTTACGGCGAACTGCGTCGCATCGAAAACCGCTACAACGGTTCGGTGAACCAGTACTTCCTGTGCGACCGTGGTCGTTTCGGCTATGGCTACGTCAACCGCGAAGACCGCCCGCGCCAGCCTCTGCTGGCCAACGGCGCCAAGCTGAGCTTGGACGAAGCGCTGGACAAGGCTGCTGACCTGCTGCGCGGTCGCAACATCGTCGGTATCGGTTCGCCCCGCGCCAGCCTCGAAAGCAACTACGCGCTGCGCGAACTGGTCGGTGCCGAGCATTTCTACAGCGGCATCGAAGCCGGTGAGCTGGCGCGTATCCGCCTGGTCATGCAGGTGCTGAAAGACAGCCCGCTGCCGATCCCGACCATGCGCGACATTGAAGATCACGACGCCGTGTTCGTCCTCGGTGAAGACCTGACCCAGACGGCCGCACGCATGGCTCTGGCCCTGCGCCAGTCGGTCAAGGGCAAGGCCGAAGACATGGCCGACGCCATGCGCGTTCAGCCGTGGCTAGATGCGGCGGTGAAGAACATCGGTCAGCACGCGCTGAACCCACTGTTCATCGCCAGCCTCGCCGAAACCAAGCTCGATGACGTTGCCGAAGAGTGCGTACACGCTGCTCCCGACGACCTCGCGCGCATCGGTTTCGCCGTGGCCCACGCCCTCGACGCCAGCGCTCCGGCAGTTGAAGGCCTGGACGCTGAAGCCCTGGAACTGGCCAAACGTATCGCCGATGCCCTGCTGGCCGCCAAGCGCCCACTGATCATTGCCGGTACTTCGCTGGGCTCCAACGCGCTGATCGAAGCGGCGGCGAACATCGCCAAGGCACTCAAACTGCGCGAGAAGAACGGTTCCATCAGCCTGATCGTGCCGGAAGCCAACAGCCTCGGCCTGGCCATGCTCGGTGGCGAGTCGGTAGACGCTGCCCTGCAAGCGGTGATCGACGGTAAGGCCGACGCCATCGTCGTGCTGGAAAACGACCTTTACACCCGCACCGCCAAAGCCAAGGTCGATGCCGCGCTGAACGCTGCGAAAGTGCTGATCGTCGCCGACCATCAGAAGACCGCCACCAGCGACCGTGCGCACCTGGTCCTGCCAGCCGCCAGCTTCGCCGAAGGCGACGGCACCCTGGTCAGCCAGGAAGGCCGCGCCCAGCGCTTCTTCCAGGTCTTCGACCCGCAGTACATGGATGCCAGCATCCTGGTTCACGAAGGCTGGCGCTGGTTGCACGCCCTGCGTGCAACCCTGCTCAACCAACCGGTGGACTGGACCCAACTGGACCACGTCACCGCAGCCTGCGCCGCGAGCAGCAGCCAACTGGCCGGTATCGTCAACGCCGCGCCGTCCGCTTCGTTCCGCATCAAGGGCATGAAGCTGGCACGTGAACCGCTGCGCTACTCCGGTCGTACCGCGATGCGTGCCGACATCAGCGTCCACGAGCCACGCACCCCGCAAGACAAGGACACCGCGTTTGCCTTCTCCATGGAAGGTTACTCGGGCTCCGCCGAACCGCGCCAGCAAGTGCCGTTCGCCTGGTCGCCGGGCTGGAACTCGCCGCAGGCCTGGAACAAGTTCCAGGACGAAGTCGGTGGTCACCTGCGTGCCGGTGATCCAGGCACTCGCCTGATCGAAAGCCAGGGTGATGCGCTGAACTGGTTCGCCACTGTTCCACGCGCCTTCAACCCGGCCCAGGGCACTTGGCAAGTCGTGCCGTTCTTCCACCTGTTCGGCAGCGAAGAGAACTCTTCCAAGGCCGCACCGGTACAAGAGCGCATTCCGACTGCCTACGTTGCACTGGCCAAGTCCGAAGCCGATCGCCTGGGCGTCAACGAAGGTGCCCTGCTCAGCCTCAACGTTGCCGGCCAGACCCTGCGTCTGCCGCTGCGCATCAACGAAGAGCTGAGTGCTGGCCTGGTTGCTTTGCCAGCCGGCCTGGCAGGCATCCCGCCAGCCATCTTTGGCGCATCCGTTGATGGTCTGCAGGAGGCAGCGCAATGA